A single genomic interval of Armatimonadota bacterium harbors:
- a CDS encoding NUDIX domain-containing protein codes for MSREYPARPIASAAGIVLQDDMVLLIRRALPPGLGIWTFPGGAVEVGETAREACARELLEETGLRVLVGPVVEAVDIMQLEGARWRYHYTVMDFLAEVAPGSGGLEAGSDACEAVWAPLGDLGRYELAPLTRQVLERARWMRTIGPGPLIEPGARTNIG; via the coding sequence ATGAGCAGGGAATATCCCGCCAGGCCGATCGCCTCGGCCGCGGGAATCGTGCTGCAGGATGACATGGTGCTGCTCATCCGCAGAGCGCTTCCGCCCGGACTGGGCATCTGGACTTTTCCGGGAGGCGCCGTTGAAGTTGGCGAAACGGCGCGCGAAGCGTGCGCCCGAGAACTCCTTGAGGAGACGGGACTCCGGGTCCTCGTTGGGCCGGTCGTTGAGGCGGTCGACATAATGCAGTTGGAAGGCGCCCGCTGGCGCTACCATTACACAGTGATGGATTTTCTCGCCGAGGTCGCGCCCGGTTCCGGCGGTCTCGAAGCCGGTTCAGACGCGTGCGAGGCCGTCTGGGCGCCGCTTGGCGACCTCGGTCGGTATGAACTCGCTCCGCTCACACGGCAAGTGCTCGAAAGGGCGCGATGGATGCGCACGATCGGCCCGGGCCCGTTGATCGAACCCGGCGCGAGGACCAATATCGGGTAG
- the aroA gene encoding 3-phosphoshikimate 1-carboxyvinyltransferase has protein sequence MSATPDAIEILPGKPSGALSVPSSKSYTNRALLLAALAVGESTIRNPLRSDDAEAMIQALRALGVQIEDAGDHLVVRGTGGFAPPGGPIDCRDSGTTIRFLTAAAALCDFPVTLSGSPQLCGRPLGPLLDALAGLGVVVDASDGCPPVAIHGPVRSTNATIDAAKSSQYASALLMALGAIGQQEASVSVRHLVSRPYVTMTIESMRAFGVDWGERLPGSDVFGPLEPGYYRPIDYRVEFDASSAGHIWAVAAIAGGRVTVSPATRSTGQPDIRLLDTLEAMGCVVTEAGGGVSVERIGALRAPGGVDMSDWPDMLTTLAVIAAFAPGETEITGVAHARGHETDRVTATAHELSKMGVQVEERPDGLLVIGGAPHGARIDSHGDHRMAMAFAAAGSVVPGVIIEGPACVRKTYPGFWNDLRRLGVFSREANP, from the coding sequence ATGAGCGCCACGCCAGATGCCATAGAGATTCTGCCCGGGAAGCCCTCCGGCGCGCTGTCCGTTCCCTCCTCCAAGAGCTACACCAACCGCGCCTTGCTCCTGGCCGCCCTCGCCGTTGGCGAAAGCACCATACGTAACCCCCTCCGAAGCGATGACGCGGAGGCCATGATACAGGCGCTCCGGGCGCTCGGGGTGCAGATCGAGGACGCGGGTGACCACCTGGTCGTTCGAGGGACGGGCGGTTTCGCCCCGCCGGGAGGCCCGATCGACTGCCGCGATTCCGGGACCACGATCCGTTTCCTCACCGCGGCCGCGGCGCTCTGCGATTTCCCGGTGACACTGTCCGGATCGCCGCAGCTTTGCGGGCGTCCACTTGGCCCGCTCCTCGACGCACTGGCCGGCCTCGGGGTCGTTGTCGATGCCTCGGATGGCTGTCCGCCCGTGGCCATTCATGGCCCGGTGCGTTCCACCAACGCCACCATCGACGCCGCGAAGAGCAGTCAGTACGCTTCGGCGCTCTTGATGGCGCTGGGCGCCATTGGGCAGCAGGAGGCTTCTGTATCGGTGCGCCACCTGGTCTCCAGGCCGTATGTCACGATGACCATCGAATCCATGCGCGCGTTCGGCGTCGATTGGGGCGAGAGGCTCCCGGGCTCCGATGTATTCGGGCCGTTGGAGCCCGGTTACTACCGGCCCATCGACTACCGGGTGGAATTCGACGCATCCTCGGCCGGTCACATTTGGGCGGTTGCGGCGATAGCGGGCGGGCGTGTCACGGTCTCTCCGGCGACCCGCAGCACGGGCCAGCCGGACATCCGGCTGCTGGACACGCTGGAAGCCATGGGCTGCGTCGTGACCGAAGCGGGTGGCGGCGTGAGCGTCGAACGAATCGGGGCGCTTCGGGCGCCCGGCGGGGTGGATATGTCGGACTGGCCGGATATGCTCACAACCCTGGCGGTCATCGCGGCTTTCGCACCCGGCGAAACGGAGATCACCGGCGTTGCGCACGCCCGGGGCCACGAAACGGACCGCGTGACCGCCACCGCGCATGAACTAAGCAAAATGGGCGTCCAGGTCGAAGAGCGGCCCGATGGGCTGCTGGTCATCGGTGGCGCTCCGCATGGAGCCAGGATCGATTCCCACGGCGATCACCGCATGGCGATGGCGTTCGCCGCGGCCGGCTCCGTCGTTCCGGGCGTTATCATCGAAGGCCCTGCGTGTGTTCGAAAAACCTACCCGGGATTCTGGAACGACCTTCGCCGTCTCGGCGTTTTTTCGCGGGAGGCGAACCCATGA
- a CDS encoding ATP-binding protein has product MDIGYIVGEIETQRFTFVTSVDKAPPRLEYVVVRGVSERVDDELVQVDVLAQVTRLQVASQMLDDAHTYEETHTLISGEYMPRPKILGTADVLGYLYRDAEGRTMVRAPRNTALPGMVVELAPDDLLQDFFTRHVASGIEAGALINRPNVKVALDPNGLRRHLAVIAQTGAGKSYLTGLLLENLLQLGGTVIVFDPNSDYVRLRYDAHRNRTPFASRVDVYRVPGVQGRRYPDEEIGGSEVYTIWFSRLEADEVCDLAGVPANAVNIRAAIKRACDGLTKQGRDYSPDDLKRRLVKLAGLPEEDESALSPVSADSGPLDEDEDPFHSAVEEKAGVPIGRGKPREGEAKATVDIQSGAEKAIKYIEQVSGYSIWGMKDVDAYMDEMLRPKFLSVVDLAGMEQFIAQYAVQKTLREVWRRATSGQLQHPVFIVIEEAHNFVPGKDRMPGECARWINRVASEGRKFKVFLVVITQRPGKIDPDTLSQCGSQVVMKLTNPEDQQAVRSASESLSGSLFQDLPGLNVGEAIVLGQLTRVPCLIKVGARVSAEGGSDVDVTSELKKALNTVATHRIEAESPFASPPRRDRVEEI; this is encoded by the coding sequence ATGGACATCGGATACATCGTCGGCGAGATTGAGACACAGCGATTCACGTTTGTGACGTCGGTTGACAAGGCTCCGCCTCGCCTGGAGTACGTTGTGGTTCGCGGCGTGAGCGAACGCGTAGACGACGAACTCGTACAAGTGGATGTACTCGCGCAGGTGACGCGATTGCAGGTTGCCAGCCAGATGCTCGACGATGCGCACACTTACGAAGAGACCCACACTCTCATCAGCGGTGAGTATATGCCTCGCCCCAAAATTCTCGGCACCGCCGACGTGCTGGGCTATCTATATCGCGACGCCGAAGGGCGCACGATGGTCCGAGCCCCGCGCAACACGGCGCTCCCCGGCATGGTGGTTGAGCTCGCGCCGGATGATCTCCTGCAGGACTTCTTCACGCGCCATGTGGCCTCAGGAATTGAGGCGGGGGCGCTGATCAACCGGCCGAACGTGAAGGTCGCGCTTGACCCGAACGGGCTTCGGCGGCATCTCGCCGTCATTGCGCAGACGGGCGCGGGTAAATCATACCTCACCGGCCTGCTGCTGGAAAACCTGCTCCAACTCGGCGGTACGGTCATCGTCTTCGACCCAAACAGCGATTACGTTCGCCTCCGTTATGATGCCCACCGCAATCGCACTCCGTTCGCCAGCCGGGTCGATGTATACCGGGTGCCCGGCGTGCAGGGACGGCGGTATCCCGACGAGGAGATAGGCGGGTCCGAGGTATATACAATCTGGTTCAGCCGCCTCGAAGCCGATGAGGTGTGCGATCTCGCCGGCGTGCCGGCGAATGCGGTCAATATTCGCGCGGCGATCAAGCGAGCGTGTGACGGTCTAACCAAACAGGGTCGCGACTACAGTCCGGACGACCTGAAACGCCGGCTCGTGAAACTGGCGGGCTTGCCCGAAGAGGACGAATCCGCACTGAGCCCCGTGTCCGCCGATTCGGGGCCGCTGGACGAGGACGAAGACCCGTTTCACTCGGCCGTGGAGGAAAAGGCCGGCGTACCCATCGGACGTGGCAAGCCCCGCGAAGGCGAGGCGAAGGCAACGGTGGATATCCAGAGCGGCGCCGAAAAGGCGATCAAGTATATCGAGCAGGTTTCCGGCTACTCCATCTGGGGGATGAAGGATGTGGACGCGTACATGGACGAGATGCTTCGTCCCAAGTTCCTGAGCGTCGTCGATCTGGCCGGCATGGAGCAGTTCATCGCGCAGTACGCCGTCCAGAAAACACTTCGCGAGGTCTGGCGGCGCGCCACCTCCGGGCAATTGCAGCATCCCGTCTTTATCGTCATCGAGGAGGCGCATAACTTTGTACCCGGTAAGGACCGGATGCCCGGCGAGTGCGCGCGATGGATCAACCGTGTGGCGTCGGAAGGGCGCAAATTCAAGGTCTTCCTCGTCGTGATCACGCAGCGTCCGGGGAAAATCGACCCGGATACGCTGAGCCAGTGCGGAAGCCAGGTGGTCATGAAGCTGACCAATCCCGAGGACCAGCAGGCCGTCCGGAGCGCGTCCGAGAGCCTGTCCGGGAGCCTCTTCCAGGATCTTCCCGGCCTCAACGTGGGCGAGGCGATCGTGCTTGGGCAGC
- the thiE gene encoding thiamine phosphate synthase — MDGIYVITERKRGHIEVAQAALEGGARTIQLRDKTANTWQMVAWAEKIRRLCDQYRALFIVNDRLDVAMAAGAWGVHLGSEDMPIPHARRILGREAVIGASVANVFEATAAQAAGASYVTIGAIYSTQTKPDAGAPVGPHSIAEVKAAVTIPVVAIGGIHIEQVAECRAQGADAAAVVSAVTASPDMVEATRALVAAWEAAKA; from the coding sequence ATGGACGGCATCTACGTAATTACTGAACGCAAGCGGGGGCATATCGAAGTGGCGCAGGCCGCTCTCGAAGGCGGCGCGCGAACCATACAATTGCGCGACAAAACGGCGAACACCTGGCAGATGGTCGCCTGGGCGGAAAAAATACGGCGTCTGTGCGACCAGTATCGCGCGCTCTTCATCGTCAATGACCGGCTCGATGTCGCTATGGCGGCGGGCGCCTGGGGCGTTCATCTCGGTTCCGAGGATATGCCCATCCCGCACGCGCGCCGGATACTCGGGCGTGAAGCCGTGATCGGCGCGTCCGTGGCTAATGTCTTCGAAGCGACGGCCGCCCAGGCAGCGGGGGCCAGTTACGTCACGATCGGCGCGATCTACAGTACGCAAACCAAACCCGACGCTGGAGCGCCCGTCGGCCCGCACTCCATCGCGGAGGTCAAGGCGGCTGTAACGATACCGGTTGTCGCCATCGGCGGCATCCATATTGAACAGGTCGCGGAATGCCGCGCTCAGGGCGCCGACGCGGCCGCCGTTGTATCCGCCGTCACGGCAAGCCCCGATATGGTCGAGGCGACGCGGGCGCTGGTTGCAGCCTGGGAGGCCGCGAAGGCGTGA
- a CDS encoding YkgJ family cysteine cluster protein, translating to MAPPEQTSIDQSPCNGCTNCMHRCTAGIALSLAEYQAIRACLQRIPLEERLRVLGQDKVQPWPGDSDGVTYTACRFLDLRTRLCLVYEARPLICRLFGHVEWLPCPTGVVTAQWDGGPDAMRARAAIDTKTWEEWEARG from the coding sequence ATGGCGCCGCCGGAGCAGACGTCTATCGACCAGTCTCCGTGCAATGGCTGCACCAATTGCATGCACCGATGTACGGCCGGCATTGCGCTGTCGCTGGCCGAATATCAGGCCATCCGGGCCTGTCTCCAGCGCATCCCACTCGAAGAGCGTCTGCGGGTCCTTGGGCAAGACAAGGTTCAGCCCTGGCCCGGCGATTCCGATGGCGTCACCTACACGGCTTGCCGTTTTCTCGACCTCCGTACCCGCCTTTGCCTGGTGTACGAAGCCCGACCCCTCATCTGCCGCCTCTTCGGACACGTGGAATGGCTCCCCTGTCCGACCGGCGTTGTCACGGCCCAATGGGACGGCGGCCCGGACGCAATGCGCGCCCGAGCCGCAATCGATACAAAGACCTGGGAAGAGTGGGAAGCACGGGGCTGA
- a CDS encoding DNA double-strand break repair nuclease NurA — protein MPSFIQQYIEQIGAKSERFRGCFAGQPQNLVEQSVRDGLVARWQPLPDGPESKPRRTFAVDGASGSRPLSNGASFLVAQSLVVGPETEESMVVVEVVRGGDTRNAERLVDHMRQYCEAAVATRCLDRMAGGMLLVDGSLLADMSHILALGPMRLADGTDLRGLLVNVFFDLVEGCCARDILLVGIAKTARDTLLHPGLAEDPGPTARLCDAEILMRFGGGAPGFTPPMLFGSAAVQVAWDKSAPGLRQRAEALPCIAVMYARLAGGEDAVRVDVVGSAIGRAETLFGLTRAWGCAEEAAPIVRRLMAQHGGPNVYNAPLYGVDRMVRLSGKTMDGAYMAMLREATGAKAETDRGARRFTG, from the coding sequence ATGCCATCTTTCATCCAGCAATACATCGAGCAGATCGGCGCCAAGAGTGAGCGGTTCAGGGGGTGCTTCGCGGGCCAGCCGCAGAACCTTGTGGAGCAATCCGTCCGGGATGGGCTCGTGGCTCGGTGGCAGCCGCTCCCAGACGGTCCGGAGTCGAAACCGCGCCGGACTTTCGCCGTCGATGGCGCCAGCGGTTCACGGCCGCTGAGCAACGGCGCCTCGTTTCTGGTGGCGCAAAGCCTGGTTGTCGGCCCGGAGACGGAAGAGAGCATGGTCGTCGTTGAGGTGGTCCGGGGTGGCGACACGCGCAACGCGGAGCGTTTGGTGGACCATATGCGGCAGTACTGTGAGGCAGCCGTCGCCACGCGCTGCCTGGATCGCATGGCCGGAGGGATGCTCCTCGTCGATGGTTCGCTGCTGGCCGATATGTCGCACATCCTGGCGCTTGGCCCGATGCGCCTCGCGGATGGGACCGATCTCCGTGGCCTTCTTGTCAACGTCTTCTTTGACCTGGTGGAGGGCTGCTGCGCGCGCGATATTCTGCTGGTCGGGATCGCCAAAACCGCGCGCGACACGTTGCTGCATCCCGGCCTGGCTGAAGATCCCGGTCCCACGGCGCGCCTTTGCGACGCTGAGATCCTCATGCGATTCGGCGGCGGCGCCCCGGGTTTCACCCCGCCGATGTTGTTTGGCAGCGCTGCGGTGCAGGTGGCTTGGGACAAGTCGGCGCCAGGCCTCAGACAGCGTGCGGAGGCCCTACCGTGCATCGCCGTGATGTACGCCCGCCTTGCGGGGGGAGAGGATGCCGTTCGCGTGGACGTCGTCGGTTCGGCGATTGGCCGCGCGGAGACGCTGTTCGGCTTAACGCGCGCCTGGGGCTGTGCCGAGGAGGCTGCGCCGATCGTGCGCCGTCTGATGGCCCAGCACGGCGGTCCGAACGTGTATAATGCGCCGCTTTACGGAGTCGATCGGATGGTGAGGCTCAGCGGCAAGACGATGGACGGCGCCTATATGGCCATGTTGCGCGAGGCCACCGGGGCGAAAGCGGAGACGGATCGCGGCGCGAGAAGATTCACGGGCTGA